The following are encoded together in the Corynebacterium jeikeium genome:
- a CDS encoding acyl-CoA thioesterase, whose product MADSAENTTPSEHNASDDTAKAPPERSPKVTLRFLAAPTDVLMAGAMGVHGGRVLEWIDKAAYACAVGWAQSYCVTAYVGHIHFTRPIPSGHMVEVRSRIAYTGRSSMHIVNEVLSADPREGVFTRACDCLVIFVALDENGKSKQIPSYVPTTDEEKRVEDAALSRIQLRKAIEEEMLRQTYTDKSTAPELVNRFLAKPTDVNWGGNVHGGTAMEWIDEAATACTMQWTGERTTAVYAGGIRFYRPVHIGDLVEVDARLVRTDERSMTVMVHLRAGDPREGKGNLPVAIHASMTYIAIDLDGNPLQARKYTPVTSEDKRLEEHASTLRNLRKEFLPRPLVSPSNRDFRFVE is encoded by the coding sequence AAGGCTCCCCCAGAGCGCAGCCCAAAGGTGACGCTGCGCTTCCTCGCCGCACCGACGGACGTGCTGATGGCCGGAGCGATGGGCGTGCACGGTGGCCGTGTACTGGAGTGGATCGATAAGGCCGCCTATGCCTGTGCCGTCGGCTGGGCCCAGTCTTATTGTGTGACCGCTTACGTGGGCCACATCCACTTCACTCGCCCAATCCCCTCGGGCCACATGGTGGAGGTCCGCAGCCGCATTGCATACACCGGCCGCAGCTCCATGCACATCGTCAACGAGGTGCTATCCGCAGATCCGCGCGAGGGCGTGTTCACCCGTGCCTGCGACTGCCTGGTGATCTTCGTTGCCTTGGACGAAAACGGTAAGTCCAAGCAAATCCCCTCCTACGTTCCGACGACCGACGAGGAAAAGCGCGTAGAAGATGCCGCGCTTTCCCGCATTCAGCTGCGCAAGGCCATCGAAGAGGAGATGCTGCGCCAGACCTACACTGACAAGTCCACCGCTCCGGAGCTGGTGAACCGCTTCCTGGCGAAGCCAACGGACGTGAACTGGGGTGGCAACGTCCACGGCGGAACCGCCATGGAATGGATCGACGAGGCGGCCACCGCTTGCACGATGCAGTGGACCGGCGAGCGCACCACTGCGGTGTACGCCGGTGGTATTCGCTTCTACCGTCCGGTGCACATCGGCGACCTCGTGGAGGTGGACGCACGCCTGGTGCGCACCGACGAGCGTTCGATGACAGTGATGGTGCACCTGCGCGCTGGCGACCCGCGCGAGGGCAAGGGCAACCTGCCGGTAGCTATTCACGCGTCCATGACGTACATCGCCATCGACCTGGATGGTAACCCGCTGCAAGCCCGCAAGTACACGCCGGTGACCAGCGAAGATAAGCGTCTGGAGGAGCACGCCTCCACGCTGCGTAACCTGCGCAAGGAGTTCCTGCCGCGGCCGTTGGTTAGCCCCAGCAACCGCGATTTCCGCTTCGTAGAGTAA